Genomic DNA from Mycobacterium stomatepiae:
CATCGCAACGGATTCCACCGCCGTGGTGCCCGGGCCGGAGCGGGTGTTCAAGGATCAGATCCTGGACGCGGCCTACGCCGAAGCGGGTATCGGTCCCGAGGACGTGAGCCTGGCCGAGGTCTACGACCTGTCCACCGCGCTGGAACTCGACTGGTACGAGCATCTGGGGCTGTGCCCGAAGGGCGAGGCCGAGCAGCTGCTGCGCAGCGGCGCCACAGCGATCGGCGGCAAGGTCCCGGTGAACCCGTCCGGCGGGCTGGCCTGCTTCGGTGAGGCCATCCCGGCCCAGGCGATCGCGCAGGTCTGCGAGCTGACCTGGCAGCTGCGTGGCCAGGCCACCGGCAGGCAGGTGGAGAACGCCAAGGTCGGCGTCACCGCGAATCAGGGCCTGTTCGGCCACGGCTCGTCGGTGATCGTCGCCCGCTAGGCCTCGTTAGCCCCCGCACCCGTCGAGTCTCGTGCCGAGTGTGAGTTGAGTGCGCGTCCAGGGCGCGATTTCGGCGGCGGATTTCACGCCCTCAGCGCCCACTCGACGCCGGGGAGTCACACTCGATGGCCGCTAGGCCTCGTGACACCCGTCGAGTCTGCGCCCACGGCGGGCCGCCGACGCGTATCGGCGACCTGAACGCTAACTCGCCGCCATCACCGCAGACTCGACGGCGAAGGACGCCGACGGTGAACAACTAGCCGGACTCTCCGTCGGACTCGCCGCCGAGGGTCTCCAACACAACTTCGGCCACCCGCTTCATCGTCGTCCGTCGATCCATCGCGGCCCGCTGAATCCACTTGAACGCCTCGGGCTCGGTCATGCCCTGCTTGGACTGCAGCAGACCCTTGGCGCGTTCGACGACCTTGCGGGTCTCCAGGCGGTCGAACAGCGTCGCGACCTCGCGTTCCAGCGCGGTGATCTCGCCGAACCGGCTGACGGCCAACTCAATGGCCGGAATCAGGTCGCTGATCGTGAACGGCTTCACCAGGTAAGCCATCGCCCCGGCATCACGCGCCCGCTCGACGAGGTCGCGTTGGCTGAACGCGGTCAGCACCACGATCGGCGCGATGCGTTTGCTCGCTATCTCCGAGGCTGCGTCGATGCCGTCACGGCGCGGCATCTTCACATCCATGATCACGAGGTCGGGTTTGTGTTGCTCGGCGAGTTCGACGGCTTCCTGGCCATCCCCCGCCTCGCCGACGATGTCGTACCCCTCCTCTCGGAGCATCTCGGCCAAGTCCATACGGATCAGCGCTTCGTCTTCCGCGATCAGTACCCGGCGCGCCACAGCAGCGTCGGTGTCGGTCGTGGGGCCTGTCATGACGCACATTCTCTCGTGGATCGCGACGACCAGCGACATCGGGGGCGGTGAGAACACATGACCTCACCGATCCTCTATGGTGGGAGGCCGCTTAAGTTAATACGCCGGACACGCCCTCGTATCCCAACTGGCAGAGGAAACGGATTCAAAACCCGTCCAGTGTGAGTTCGAATCTCACCGAGGGCACCACGCCCGGCCCGCCGCAAACCGGGCCGAGGACCGCGCTTGGCAACTTCCGAATAACGTCACCATCCCGAAGGCAACACGGTTGCTTCGAGACACGTTTTTGGCTTGTTATACAGACATACAGTAAGCACGTGCTGGCCCCGCTCACCACTTCGGGATGCGGAAGCTTCTGCCTTCCCGGCGGGTCCTGCGTCACTATCTAAGTGGCTCCGCGCTATCCACCCCTCTACGGAGGGGTGGATAGCTACCTCCACAGCCCTTAAGCGATCAATGAGATCACTTGCACGCCAATGTATTCAGTGAATCTACCGGCCACGCACGCGAACCTCAGTAATATGCGGGGATGCCGTGAGAAGCGGCGCCTTCTGGTGCGGGAGGTTGTGGCGTGAACCTGCTACGGGATCGACAGGAACCGTTGGCGGACATCGTCATTGAATTGGACGACCCCACCGACCTGTACGTCGTCGATCAACGGGCCGTGCTAGCCGGCGCGCACCGAATCGACAGCGGCATCGACGAACTCGTCAAAATACTACTTGCCCAAAAGAGACACTCCAGCATTCAGCGCATCGTTTTGGATATCGGCGGCGACTGCTCCGAAGAAGTGGTGTCGAACCTGGAGGCGTCGGTGCGCCGCTACTGCGCGTTGGCGGTTCGCCGGGCCGACCGGCAGCATGACCTGATTTGGCGCCAGGGCATGCGGTCGCTGATCAGCGGCTCGCTGCTGTTCGTTACCGGCATCGGGCTGTCGTACCTCTTCACTCGCCCGTGGGTGGGTGAACTCGCGGGCGAACTGCTCGGCAACGGCGTGTTCCTCGTGGTGGCATGGGTCGGCCTTTGGTACCCCCTGGATGTGCTGTTCATCGCTCGAGAGCAGGCAAAGCGCGAGTCACGGGTGTTCGCCATGATGCTGGCCATGCCGGTCGTGGTCCGGACCCGTGCCGGCACGGTGACCATCGAGCACCTGCCCGGGTTCACCCCATACGGAGGACGGCGGACCACTCGCCTGCGCGACACGCACATCCATTTGCGCGGCGCACCGCCCACCGGAAGCCCCGGCCCGAGCTAACCAATCGCAACGCTTGGGAATCATCTGGCAAACGGTTACGCTTTTAACGTGGTGCCTAGGAAATGCGGGGCCCCGCCAAATTCGCCAGATGGCTCGGCCCGCCCGGACTGCAAAGCGGCGGTGCGTGCCAAAAACCGCGCCCGCAACGAGCACTACGCCGATAGCCACGACCGCCGGGCCAGGGTGCTCAACATCAACTCGATGATGGCGGTGGTCATCAGCCTGCTCTTCGGGATCCTCGGCATCTGGGCCGGGACCTTCGCACAGCGAACCCAGGTGATCACCCTCGTCGCCGCGATGATCTTTCTGATGGTCCCGTGGTTGCACCGCTTCGGCGAACTGGTTGCGCCGCTTACCTACATCGTCTCGGCATATCTCGTCATCTTCTTCATCTGCTGGGAGGTCGGCACCGGCTCCGGCGTCCAGTACTACTACATCGCCAACGCGAGCCTGGTGGTGTTGCAGCTCGGCATTGAGCGCGTCGGCCTGGCAGCGCTGCTGGCGGGCGTCGGCGCCGGGCTGGTGATCGCCCTGCAGTTCCTGGTCCCCCGCTCGACCGGGCTCGAACAGCCCTGGGCCGAGCGGACGAGCTTCATCATCACGATGATCTCGGCCTGCACGATGGCGGTGGTGACGGTGTCGTTCGCGCTGCGTGACACAAAACGCGCCGAAGACGTCATGGAATCCGAATACGAGCGCTCGGAAGCTTTGCTGGCCAACATGTTGCCCGCCAGCGTCGCCGACCGGCTCAAAGAACCCGAGCGCGACGTCATCGCCGACCGATACGAGGAAGCCTCGGTGCTGTTCGCCGACATGGTCGGCTTCACCGAGCGCGCCAGCTCAACCGCGCCATGCGACCTCGTCAAGTTCCTCGACCGCCTCTACAGCGCATTCGACGAACTCGTGGACAAGCACGGGCTGGAGAAAATCAAAGTCAGCGGCGACTCCTACATGGTTGTCAGTGGCGTCCCGCGGCCCAGGCCCGATCACGTGCAGGCCCTGGCCGACTTCGCCCTCGACATGGTCGCTACCGCCGCGAAAATCCAAGATGCACAAGGTGACTCGGTCCCGATGCGAGTCGGATTCGCGACGGGCACCGTGGTCGCGGGCGTCGTTGGATCGCGGCGTTTCTTCTACGACGTATGGGGCGACGCGGTCAATGTCGCGGCCCGGATGGAATCGACCGACTCCGTCGGACAGATTCAAGTGCCCGAGGACGTTTACCACCGCCTGAAGGACGAGTTCGTGCTGCGTGAGCGTGGCCGGATCGAGGTCAAAGGCAAAGGCGTCATGCACACCTGGTACCTGATCGGCCGCAGGCCGACAGCGGCCCAAGCCGGCGAGCTGACCGCCGAGGAACCCCGAACGACCCACGGCGCCACGGTCTAAAGCCCCTATTCTCGGCCGTCCGGTTGTGTCACAGTGAGGCTATGCAGCCCACCGAAGTTCCAAGCATGTTGCCGCATTTGTGGAAATCCACGTTGGCATCAGGAGTCCTGACGGCGATCGTCGGTGCCCTGGTTCTGGCGTGGCCCGGTATATCGGTCCTGGCCGCCGCGATCGCCTTCGGTGTCTATCTGCTGATTACCGGTGTGGCGCAAGTCGTGTTCGCCTTCAGCCTGCATGTTTCAGCGGGCAGTCGCATTCTGCTGTTCATCAGCGGCGCGGCGTCTTTGATCCTGGCCGTACTGGCATTTCGCCATTTCGGCCAGGGATACGCGGTGCTGTTGCTGGCCATCTGGATTGGCATCGGATTCGTCTTTCGTGGGGTTGCCACAACGGTTTCCGCGATCAGCGATCCGACGCTACCCGGGCGCGGCTGGTCGATTATCATCGGCGCTATCACGTTGATCGCCGGCATTGTCGTGCTGGCGTCGCCGCTCGCGTCGATCATCACCCTGGCGATCGTCGTCGGCATTTGGCTGGCCGTCATCGGCGTCTTCGAGGTGATCGCGTCGTTCGGGATCCGCAAGGCCTCGAAGGAACTTGGCGCCGGGTCCGCTTAACTACTACACTGTGTCGTAGACACGCTGCACTCATGGGAGATGACAGATGAATGTCGTCGACATTTCGCGGTGGCAGTTCGGAATTACCACCGTCTACCACTTCATCTTTGTGCCGCTCACGATCGGCCTGGCCCCCTTGGTCGCCGTCATGCAGACCGTGTGGGTGACCACCGGAAACACCGCCTGGTATCGCCTGACCAAGTTCTTCGGCAAGCTGTTCCTGATCAACTTCGCGATCGGAGTGGCCACCGGGATCGTGCAGGAATTCCAGTTCGGCATGAACTGGAGCGAGTACTCCCGGTTCGTCGGCGACATCTTCGGCGCCCCGCTCGCGATGGAAGGCTTGGCCGCCTTCTTCTTCGAATCCACCTTCCTCGGCCTGTGGATCTTCGGCTGGAGCCGGCTACCGAAGCTAGTGCACCTGGCCTGCATTTGGATCGTCGCGATCGCGGTGAATGTGTCCGCTTTCTTTATCATTTCGGCGAATTCGTTCATGCAGCACCCGGTCGGCGCGCATTACAACCCGGTGACGCGGCGCGCAGAGTTGGACAGCATCGGGGCATTGCTCAGCAATAACACTGCGCGAGCGGCATTTTCACATGCGGTCAACGGCTCGCTGCTGACCGCGGCCACCTTCGTCGCCGCCGTGAGCGCCTGGTGGCTGATCCGCGCGAAAAAGACCGCCAATACCGAGCTCGGCAAGGTGTTTCGCCCGGCGGCGATCCTGGGCTGCTGGGTCGCGCTGTTCGCCACCGTGGGACTGTTCTTCAGCGGCGACCAGCAGGGCAAGCTGATGTTCCAGCAGCAGCCGATGAAAATGGCGTCGGCGGAATCGCTGTGCAACACCGAGACCGATCCGGACTTCTCCATCCTGACGGTAGGCACCCACAACAACTGCGACAGCATCACCCGCGCCATCCAGGTGCCCTACGTCCTGCCGTTCCTCGCCGAGAGCAAGTTCACCGGCGTGACATTGCAGGGCGTGCGCAATATCCAGCAGGACTATGAACACCGATTCGGGCCAAATGACTACCGGCCCAACCTATTCGTCACGTACTGGTCGTTCCGCATGATGATCGGCTTGATGGCGATCCCGGTGTTGTTCGCGCTGGCCACGCTGTGGCTCACGCGTCGCGGCCGAACCCCGACCCAACCGTGGCTCTCCTGGTTCGCGCTATTGACCATTCCCACGCCGTTCCTGGCGAACAGCGCCGGTTGGGTGTTCACGGAGATGGGGCGCCAGCCTTGGATTGTCGCGCCGAACCCGACCGGCGACCAGCAAGTGCGGCTGACCGTCAGCCAAGGGGTGTCGGATCACGCGTCAGCGATCGTCGTCATCTCACTGGTGACGTTCACCCTGGTCTACGCGGTGCTCGCGGTCATCTGGTTCTGGCTGCTGAAGCGTTACGTTGTCGAGGGACCGTTGGAGCACGACGCGGAGCCCGCACCGCCGAAAACACCGGACGATGACGAAGTGGCCCCGCTGTCGTTCGCCTACTGACCCAGGAAGGAGTTAACCAATGGCGCTGCAAGAGTTGTGGTTCGGCCTCATCGCCGTGCTATTCCTGGGCTTCTTCGTCCTGGAGGGCTTCGACTTCGGCGTGGGCATGCTGATGGAACCGTTCGGCCGTGTCGGCAGCGGCGATCCGGAGAACCATCGGCGCGCCGCGCTGAACACCATCGGCCCGGTGTGGGACGGCAATGAAGTGTGGTTGCTCACCGCCGGCGCCGGTATGTTCGCCGCGTTCCCCGGCTGGTATGCGAGCGTGTTCTCCACGCTCTACCTACCGCTGTTGGCGATCCTGTTCGGCATGATCGTGCGCGCCGTGGCCATCGAATGGCGCGGCAAGGTCGACGATCCGAAGTGGCGCGCCCTGGCCGATTTCGGCATCGCGGCCGGGTCCTGGCTGCCCGCGGTGCTGTGGGGCGTCGCGTTCGCCATCCTGGTGCGTGGCCTGCCGGTCAACGCAAACGGTCACATTCACCTCTCCATCGGCGACGTGCTCAACGCCTACACACTGCTGGGCGGTTTGGCCACGGCCGGGTTGTTCTTGTTCTACGGCGCGGTGTTCGTCGCGTTGAAAACGTCGGGCGGAATCCGCGACGACGCACATCGATTCGCCAAGCAGTTATCGCTGCCGGTCACGGGACTGGTTGGTATCTTTGGTCTTTGGACGCAGCTGGCGCACGGCAAGAACTGGACCTGGCTGGTGCTCGGGGTGGCTGTCGTCGCGCTCCTTGCCGCGGTCGCGTTGGTATGGCGCCGCGGCTCCGACGGTTGGGCGTTCGCGAGCACGGCACTCGTCGTTGCGGCGGTGGTGATTCTGTTGTTCGGAGTGCTGTATCCCGATTTGGTGCCCTCGACGCTGAACAAGCAGTGGAGCCTGACGATCTACAACGCGTCGTCGACGCCCTACACGCTGAAGATCATGACGTGGGTCACCGCCTTCTTTGCCCCACTGACGGTCGTGTACCAGGCGTGGACGTACTGGGTTTTCCGCCAACGAATCTCGGCCGACGGGATACCACCCTCGATCGGGCTGACCAGGCGTCCATCCTGAGCACACGCAATTCCCGGGCGCCCCTGGACCCCCGATTATGGGGGGCGTCGACCGCGTTGCGTCGCTACCTGGCCGCCACCGTGAGCTGCGGAGTGGTGATCTCCGCCTGCGCGATCGGCTCGGCAATCGTGCTGGCAAGCATCGTCGCGCGAATCATCACCGATCCCTCGGCCCGCGGTCTACGAAGCTGGCTGGGACCGCTATCAATCCTGTTGGCGCTGTGGACCGTTCGCACAGTTGCGCACTGGCTGCAGGCGCGGTTGGGCCAGCGGGGCGCCAACGCGGTGATCGCCGATCTCAACGGCCAGGTACTGGCGGCGGTGACCGCCCGGCAACCCAACGAGCTGGCCGCGCAGCGGGATGCCGCCGCGATGGTGGTGACTCGCGGTCTCGACGGCTTACGCCCCTATTTCACCGGCTATCTGCCCACCCTGCTGCTGGCCGCGATCCTCACTCCGGCGTCCGTGGCCGTGATCGCGCTCTATGACCTGAAATCGACGTTGATAGTCGTGATCACGCTGCCGCTGATCCCGATCTTCATGGTCCTGATCGGGCTCGCCACGGCCGAGCGGTCAGCGGCCGCGCTGGCGGCCATGACGACACTGCAAGGCCGGCTGCTGGACCTGATCGCCGGTATCCCGACGCTGCGGGCGCTGGGCCGCGCTTCGGGTCCCGAGCATCGGATCGCCGAACTTGCTGCCGCCCACCGCCGTTCGGCGATGGCGACGCTGCGCATCGCATTCCTGTCCGCGCTGGTGCTCGAACTGCTGGCCACCCTGGGCGTCGCGCTGATCGCGGTCGGTATCGGTCTGCGACTGGTGTTCGGTGAGATGAGCCTGGTTACCGGATTGACGGTGCTGCTGCTGGCACCCGACGTGTACTGGCCGCTGCGCCGCATCGGGGTGGAATTCCACGCGGCTCAAGACGGCCGAGCCGCGGCCGACGAGGCGTTCGCGCTCATCGGCGAGCCGACGACGGCGTCGGCGCGCGCCCGAACGGTGGACGCACGCGGTGCGGAACTCCGCCTGGAGACGCTCAGCGTGGCCGGGCGAGAAGGCAATTCGCCATGTGAGTTGACCGCGGTGATTCCGCCAGGCCGGGTGACGGTGCTGACCGGCCGCAACGGGGCCGGCAAGAGCACCACCTTGCAGGCGATCGCCGGGCTCGCCACGCCGTCATCGGGCCGGGTCCTCGTCGACGGGATCGACGTGACCGAACTGGAGCAGACCGCGTGGTGGCGACAACTGTCCTGGCTGCCGCAACGCCCGGTGCTCGTCCCCGGCACGGTCCGGGACAACCTGGCCTTGCTCGGCGAGTTGGACGACGCGGAACGTGCCTGCGCGGCAGCGGGATTCGATGCGGTGCTGGCCGAGCTGCCCGACGGGCCGGACACCGCGCTGGGGCGCGACGGCGCCGGGCTGTCACTGGGACAGCGACAGCGGCTCGGCCTGGCCCGAGCGTTCGGGTCGCCGGCCCCGGTGCTGCTGCTCGACGAACCCACCGCCCACCTGGACGCCGACACCGAACAGCGGGTGCTGCGGGCCATTACCGAGCGGGCACGCGCGGGGTCGACCGTCGTGGTCGTCGGGCATCGGGAGCAAGTCCTGGCAATCGCAGACCAGGTCGTCGGGGTGGTCTCGGAGGGCGAGGTGCGTTGTGCGCGCGTATGATCCGCTGCTGGCGGCGTCGAGCCTGTTGCGCCCCCGGCTACCGCGCGTCCTGGCAGCCATCGCGCTGGGAGTGCTGTCGCTCGGCAGCGCGCTGGCGCTGGCCGGGGTCTCGGCGTGGCTGATCACCCGGGCCTGGCAGATGCCGCCCATCCTCGACCTGTCCATCGCCGTCGTCGCGGTGCGCCTGTTCGCGATCGCGCGGGGCGTGCTGCACTACTGCGAGCGACTGGCCACACACAACACCGCGCTGCGCGCGGCCGGCGTTGCGCGAGCAGACATCTATCGCCGGCTGGCCGACGGGCCGGCCGCGGTGGCCGTCCGGTTGCACAGCGGTGAGCTGGTGGCGCGCGTCGGCGCGGGCGTCGACGAACTGGCAAACGTGCTGGTGCGCGCCCTGATCCCGATCAGCGTGGCGGCGGTGTTGGCGGTGGCGGCAACGGTCACGGTCGCGGTTATTTCGCCGGCGGCCGGCGCGGTGCTGGCGATCTGTCTGCTGATTACCGGCGTGGTGGCGCCGCTGCTGGCCGGCAGGGCCGCGGCCACTGCGGAAGAGCTTGCCCGCCAGCATCATTCCGAGCGGGACACGTTGGCGATGATCGCGCTCGAACACGCACCCGAGCTTCGGGTCGCGGGCGCCCTGCCCGGCATCATCGCCGAATCGCACCGCCGCCAGCTCCGTTGGAGCGATGCGCTGGATCGGGCCGTCAAACCTGCCGCGCTGGCCGAGGCCATGCCGACCGCCGCGATCGGGGCCAGTGTGCTCGGCGCGGTGGTGGCCGGTATCGGGATTGCGTCCGCGGTCGCCCCGACCACGCTGGCGGTCCTGATGTTGTTGCCGCTGTCCGCCTTCGAGGCGATGACTCCCCTGCCGGCGGCCGCGATCCAGTTGACGCGCTCGCGCATCGCCGCACGCCGCCTGCTCGATCTGGCTCCGGAGGCCCGCCCCGCCGAGTCCCGCATGTCGACACCACTGCCCAGCGGCACGGCCCGGCTATCGGCCGACGTGCGCTCCGGCCACACTCAGACGTTCTCACACCCGGTGACGGTCGACCTAGACCCGGGCGCACGGCTGGCCATCACCGGCGCCAGCGGTTCCGGCAAGACGACGCTGCTGATGACCCTAGCCGGACTGCTACCACCGTTGCGCGGCCACGTGACCTTGAACGGAACCGATCTGAGCCGGTTCGATGGGCATGAATTGCCGAGCGCTGTCAGCTTTTTCGCCGAAGACGCACACATCTTCGCCACCACGGTCCGAGACAATCTTCTGGTCGCCCGCGGCGACTGCGCAGACGACGAACTCGTCACGGCAATGGACGCGGTGGGTCTAGGTGAATGGCTCGCGAGCCTGCCCGAGGGCCTGTCGACGGTGCTGACCGGTGGCGCGCAGGCGATCTCGGCGGGTCAGCGCCGGCGGCTACTGCTGGCCCGGGCGATGCTTTCGCCGGCCCGCATCGTACTGCTCGACGAACCCACCGAGCACCTCGACGCGGTGGACGCCGAAGGGATTCTGACGGATCTGCTGACCCCGGCCTCCGGGCTGATCGGGGCCGAGCGGACCGTTGTGGTGGCCACGCACCACATGCCCGGCGCCGTTCGCTGCCCGGAACTGCACATAGGTTAGCCGCGCACTCAGAGGTGGCGTCGGCGTGGCATGAATTCCAGTGTCAGCAAAACGAATACCAGCGGCACCAGCTGTGTCAGCGAAATCAGCGCATAGCGCCGGGCGTCGAGCGCATGAAACTTGTGCACGTAGCGGTACAACGACTCGAGAGCGATCAACGGGTCGAGCAGATGGATCAACCGGTAGCACACCCGCTGCGGCCGGCCAGGATTCTTGTCGTCGAAGATCTCGGGAAACGCCGCGAATGAGAGCGAAACACGTTGCGCCCCAGCGGCTTTTCCGGCCTCGATCATGTCTACGCTGAGCCGTTCGTCGATTCCGTTGGGTGCACCGCGGCGACGCCACGGCACGTCGAGAGTGATGTCGCTGCCACCCCCGGCGGTCGCGTATCGATGAAAGCCCTGGACCCGGCCATCGGCGTCCCGCGCGATAATCAGGAGCACACCGGGGAATCGCCCCTCCAGTACTCCGTCGAGGTTCATGTAGAAGCCCCGATCGGTGTGCGCTCCGCTGGGCGATGCGCGCACCACATCCACCAGCTCAGCGACCACGCTCTCGTTGAGTTCTTGCTCCGCTACGATTTCCGTGGTGATGCCGGCGTTGTGGGTGCGGTGCACCGCCTGCCGCAAATTGCGAAACTTGCGGCCCACCATGTCGAAACCGGCGACGTCGACAACGACATCGCGGCCGATCGGCACGGCTCGCAGCGATTGCCTGATCACCGCTCGGTCGTTCCACAGCGCGAGCCGTCGCTCGCTGCACCCCACCACCGCGATGCGCCAGCCGTGTGCGTGACACATGGCGGCGAAATCAGCGACCAATTGCGGGAATTGGGCCTCATCGCCGATCGGATCCCCGCCGACGACGGCGAACCCCAGCCGCGTCCGATAGGCCAGCGCCGCGCCGCCCGCGGTGGTGAAGTGGTAGCTCTTACCCGTCTGCATCGCAAACGGCGCCAACGGGTCATCTGTGGTGGCGTCGATCAAAGCCCATGCTCGGAGCAGATTTTCGGGTTGCGGATGCGACGACGTCGGCCACATCAACACCAATCCCGATCCGGCAACCAGCACGTCGCCAAACAGGCTGAACCCCAGCACATGCGAACCCAGGCCCGCCAATACCAAGAGCAAGGCCAGCCCCGCGTGCAGGGTCGTCACGGGGCGGCCCAGGAAGATGCCGCGGGCAATGAACACCACCGCAGCCAGCACCGCCAAGGACCAGCCCAGCCGACCCGCGTAATGCCATTGGGGCGCAGAACGATGATGGGCGACAATCGCGACCAGCCAGCACCCGGCGCACAGCAGCGCGACGGCGCCAATGCAACGCGCCGCGAAAGAATCGACGTGCACCACCACGCGTTCACCCGCGCGCGGTTTGGGGAGGAGTTCCGTTGACGGGCTTTTCATGCTTCACCTCCCGATGGGCTGACGCTTGTCCCATCGAATACCCGGCTCATTCGAAGTTACGCTCCCGCGGCTCCGCAGAACCGACATCCGACCGATGGCCGGTAACTATTCGATAACCGTTACGGGCCCGAGGGCGGAAAGTATTTCAGCACGCCTTCTTGCACCACGGTCGCCACGATTTGGCCGGTGCCATCGAAGAAATGGCCGGTGCCCAGCCCGCGGGAATCCGCGGCCACCGGCGACGATGTCGAATACAACACCCAGTCGTTGAAGTCGACCTGCCGGTGAAACCACACCGAATGGTTGGCCGACGCGGCGAAAATGCGGTCGAAGCCCCACGACAAGCCGTGCCTGGTGATCACCGAATCCAACACCGTGGTGTCCGAGGAGTACACCATCGTCGCGGTGTGCAGCACCGGATCGTCCGGCACTTTGCCGAGCGCCTTGAGCCACACCCGATTGTGCGGCAGCCGCTCCCCCTTGTCTCGCATCACCCATGCCGGATCGTTGGTGTAGCGCCATTCGATCGGCTGCAGCGCGTTGACGAAGTGCGGGACGGTTTCCTCGTAGCCGCGCAACAGCTCGCGCAGCGGCGGCTGGGCGAGAGCCTCGCCCACCTGGGGCGGCTCGACGGCGTGCTCCAGGCCGCGGCCGCCGGACATGTAGGCGATCATCGCCGAGGACAACAGCGTGCCGTCCTGCACGGCGTCGACGCGCCGGTTGGCGAAGCGGCGCTCGTCGCGCAACCGGGACACGTGGAATTCGATGTCCTTGGTCGTGTCGCCGCCGTTGACGAAATGCACCGAAAGCGCGCTGGGCGGCAGATCGTCCCGAATCAGGCTGCGGCTGCTCGCGACGAAGGACTGCGCCATCAGCTGCCCGCCGAAGGTCCGCATCGGGTTCTTGCTGGGATGAGACCCGAGGAACCGGTCGTCGCCAACGCGATTGAGGTCCAGGACCGCCAGCAGTTCTTCAAAATCGGGCGAGAAGTCGGTGTTCGGCTCTCCGTCAGACTCCAAGCCGGCCGGCACGGGCTCTCCTTACGCGTTTAGAGGTCGTCCTCCCCGATCCGGTGGACGTGGATCAGGTTGGTTGACCCTACTGTGCCAGGCGGAGCGCCCGCGACGATCACCACCATGTCGCCCCGCTTGTATCGGCCCAGCTCCAGCAGCGATTTGTCGGCCTGCCGGATCATCTCGTCGGTGGAATCCATGATCGGGACAATGAATGTCTCGGTGCCCCACGTCAGGGCCAGCTGGCTGCGCACCTCGGGCCAGGCCGTGAAGGCGAGCAGCGGCAACGGGGTGTGCAGCCGTGCCAGTCGCTTCACGGTGTCGCCGGACTGCGTGAAGGCGACCAAGGCCTTGGCGTCGAGCCGCTCGCCGATGTCGCGGGCAGCGTAGGAGATCACTCCCCGCTTGGTGCGCGGCACGTGGGTCAGCGGCGGCGCGGCGGTGGAGTTGTCCTCGACCGCGGTCACGATGCGCGCCATGGTGCGCACCGCGGCCAACGGGTATTTCCCGACGGAGGTTTCCCCGGACAACATCACCGCGTCGGCACCGTCCAGCACGGCGTTGGCGACGTCGGAGGCCTCGGCGCGGGTCGGCCGCGAGCTTTCGATCATCGACTCGAGCATCTGCGTCGCGACGATCACGGGCTTGGCGTTCTCGCGGGCCATCTGAATGGCGCGCTTCTGCACCAGCGGAACCTCTTCCAGTGGCAGCTCGACGCCGAGGTCGCCGCGCGCCACCATGATGCCGTCGAAGGCCAGCACG
This window encodes:
- the pyk gene encoding pyruvate kinase, with the protein product MTRRGKIVCTLGPATQTDELTLALVEAGMDVARMNFSHGDYADHKAAYERVRAASDATGRAVGILADLQGPKIRLGRFATGSTYWAEGETIRITVENCEGTHDRVSTTYKTLSKDATTGDRVLVDDGKVGLIVEAIDGDDVVCTVVEGGPVSNNKGMSLPGMNVSAPALSDKDIDDLTFALDLGVDLVALSFVRSPSDVELVHEVMDRIGRRVPVIAKLEKPEAVDNLEAIVLAFDGIMVARGDLGVELPLEEVPLVQKRAIQMARENAKPVIVATQMLESMIESSRPTRAEASDVANAVLDGADAVMLSGETSVGKYPLAAVRTMARIVTAVEDNSTAAPPLTHVPRTKRGVISYAARDIGERLDAKALVAFTQSGDTVKRLARLHTPLPLLAFTAWPEVRSQLALTWGTETFIVPIMDSTDEMIRQADKSLLELGRYKRGDMVVIVAGAPPGTVGSTNLIHVHRIGEDDL